ACCTTGTTGGCCACGCGCTTGATGAATGCGGTCATCGAACGGTGAACGACTGCCCATCGCTGCTTCAACACTCATGGCGCCAATAACTGATCCAGCAGCAAATAAGTCTTCAGATTTAAATAAGCCTTCTAAGGCAAAGGCTGTAGAGGCTTGAGTACCATTTAACAGGGCTAAGCCTTCTTTTGCGGCTAAGGTAACAGGCTCTAAACCAGCAAATTTTAAACCTTCACGGGCATCATAAATTTGCCCTTTGTAGCTCACTTCACCTTCGCCAATTAATGGTAATACTAAATGGGCTAAGGGCGCTAAATCACCTGATGCACCCACCGAACCTTTTTTAGGGATACACGGATACACTTGGGCATTAACCAATTTAATTAACGCTTCTATTACCTGTAATCGAATACCAGAAAAGCCACGAGCTAAAGAGTTAATCTTCAGCACTAACATTAAACGTACAGTGCTGTCGTCCATTAAATCGCCATAACCAGCAGCATGCGATAATACGATAGAGCGTTGTAATAATTCTAACTCTTCAGTTTTAATCTTAGTATTAGCCAGTAAACCAAAACCGGTGTTAATACCGTATACAACACGGTTTTGCTTCAGTACATTAGCGACACATTCTGCTGACTTGTCAATGGCGGCAATAGCAGATTTATCTAAGCTTAATTCCACTGCTTGTTGTTGTACTTGGCGTAATTCAGCCAAACTGAGCTGGCCCGGGACTAAATGTAATTTAAAGCTCATATTATGACTCCGTGATCATAGGTAAATCTAAGTTTTGTTGTTTAGCACAGTCTTTGGCAATGTCATAACCGGCATCGGCATGGCGCATAACGCCAGTACCTGGGTCGTTCCACAACACTCGGCCTAAACGCGCTTCTGCAGCAGCAGTACCGTCGGCAACAATGACTACGCCACTATGTTGGCTGTAACCCATACCAACACCGCCGCCATGGTGCAGTGATACCCAAGTGGCACCGCCAGCGGTATTTAGCATAGCGTTTAGTAGCGGCCAATCTGATACGGCATCTGAACCATCTAACATGGCTTCAGTTTCGCGATTAGGGCTGGCGACAGAGCCTGAATCTAAGTGATCGCGGCCGATAACCAGTGGTGCTGATAATTCACCGCTTTTAACCATGTCATTAAAAGCTTTAGCAACACGGGCGCGGTCTTTTAAACCAATCCAACAGATACGAGCGGGTAAACCTTGGAACTGAATTCGCTCTCTGGCCATATCTAACCAGTTATGTAGATGTGCATCATCTGGTATTAATTCTTTAATTTTGGCATCAGTTTTATATATATCTTCCGGATCACCAGATAACGCCACCCAGCGGAATGGACCTATACCTTGGCAAAATAACGGTCGAATATAAGCCGGCACAAAACCTGGGAAATCAAACGCATTTTCTACGCCCATGTCTAACGCCATTTGACGAATATTATTACCGTAATCGGTAGCAACGGCACCGCGTTGTTGCATGGTTAAAATAGCATTAACTTGCACAGCCATAGAGGTTTTAGCCGCATTTACCACAGTATCTGGGTCTAGTTTGCGTTGCTCTACCGCTTGTTGCATTGTCCAACCCTGTGGTAAGTATCCGTTTAGTGGATCATGGGCTGAAGTTTGATCGGTCACAACATCTGGGGTAATACCGCGTTTAACTAATTCGGCAAACACATCAGCGGCATTGGCCACTAAACCAATCGAAGTTGGAGTATTGTCTTGTTGGGCTTGCTCTAATAACGCTAAGGCTTGATCTAAGTTATGCGCTTTTTTATCGACATAACCGGTTTTTAACCGAAAATCGATCCGGCTTTCATCAACATCACAAGCCAGCATATGAAACCCAGCCATGGTTGCTGCTAGGGGTTGTGCGCCACCCATGCCGCCTAAGCCGCCAGTTAAAATCCACTTATTAGCCGCATTACCAGCGAAGTGTTGTTTAGCCATAGCGACAAAAGTTTCGTAAGTGCCCTGAACAATGCCTTGGGTGCCAATATAGATCCATGAACCGGCAGTCATTTGGCCGTACATCATCAGGCCTTTTTTATCTAATTCATTAAAGTGCTCCCAGTTAGCCCAAGCTGGCACTAAGTTTGAATTAGCAATTAATACTCTAGGGGCATCAGGGTGAGTAGGGAACACGCCGACTGGCTTGCCGCTTTGAATTAATAAGGTTTGGTTATCTTCTAAGCGTTCAAGTACGCTAACAATTTTATCATAGCACTGCCAATCCCGCGCGGCACGGCCAATACCACCATAGACCACTAGGGCTTGCGGATGCTCAGCCACTTCAGGATCTAAGTTGTTCATTAACATGCGTTTAGCAGCTTCAGTCTGCCAACTTTTGGTGCTAATACTATTGCCGCGATCGGCGCGAATAACACGACTTTCATCAATACGAGGATCAGTCATTACATAGTCTCTCTGCTGGTGGGAAGTAAAAAGTTAAGGTGACCGCCTAAACGATAGCGGCTACCAGGTGATGTTAGGTAAGCTAAACTGACTGCGCCTTCACGGCTAAAAGTGCGTCGAGTTAAACGCAAACAGGGTTCAGCTTTTTTTAGCTGTAAATGTTGGCAAGTAAAATTATCTGGCCAAATAGATTCAACGGTATGCTCAGCTTCGGTTAGCGGAGCAATAAAGCTTAAATATTGATGCGGTGTTTGACTGCTAAAATCTTGCTTAATATAGTCTGGCACCAATACTGGACTGACATAACGGGCTTCAAGCTGTAGTGGTAATTGATTTTCTATATGCACAATTAACGAAAAATAAACTGGCTGATTACGCTTCAAACCTAGGGCTTCGGCAATAATGGCCGGGCAGGGCAACTCTGTTAATTGCACTAACTTGGCGTGATAAGTATTGCCGCGAGCATTAATTTCATCAGCAATATTTCGAATTTCTAATAAAGATGATTGTGATTTTAATGCAGCCACAAAGCTACCGACACCTTGGGTGCGATATAAAATACCCTGCTCGGTTAATTCTTGCAGTGCTCGGCGTGCGGTCATACGACTGACACTAAATTGGCCTGCTAAATCATTTTCAGACGGTACTCGACTATGTTCAGGCCAAACGCCAATTTCAATTTGGCTTAGGATGTATTCTTTTATTTCTGCAAATTTTGCGATAGCCATGCCCACCCCCTAGCCTAGATTATGTTTATAGTTATATTAAAAAATAAAGCATCTTGGTTGTATATACAAGCGGTTCGGGGTAAATTAGTTTTATAAGTGACGATTAGCTTAAAATAATGTTCAGTTTTACCACTGAAAAGGAGCGCACTATGCAAAATTCTAAACAACAGACTAAGCAAGATGCTATGCAGCAGTTTGATGGCGTATGGCTAAACGCAAATATTGCCACCATGCAGGATAATGGCAGCGCCTATGGCAGCATTAAAAAAGCCGCGTTAGCGATTAAAGATGGCGTTATTGCTTATGTCGGGCCACAGGCTGAATTGCCGGCTTTTGATACTCTGGCAACGCCATTATATGACATGGCTGGACAGTGGGTTTTGCCCGGGCTAATTGATTGTCATACCCACTTAGTTTATGCCGGTAGTCGGGCCAATGAATTTGAAATGCGCTTAAACGGTGCTAATTATCAAGATATTGCCGCCGCTGGTGGCGGTATTAAATCGACCGTAGCAGCAACCCGACAAGCTTCAGAGCAACACCTGTTTGTTTTAGCCAAACAGCGCTTAAATACTCTATTATCGCAAGGCGTAACCACAGTGGAAATTAAATCTGGCTATGGCTTAGATTTAGAAAATGAAACTAAAATTCTTCAAGTCGCATCCTTACTAGACCAACACCATCCTATTAGTATTAGTAAAACCTTTCTTGGTGCCCATGCCTTACCTGCTGAGTTTGCCAATGATGCCGATGGTTATATTGAATCTGTTTGTGCCATGTTGCCTATTTTGCAGCAACTCAACTTAATCGATGCCGTTGATGTGTTCTGTGAAAACATTGGCTTTAGTTTAGAGCAAACCCGCAAAGTGTTTGCCGCAGCTAAAGCGTTAGGTTTGCCGGTTAAAGCCCATGCTGAGCAATTATCGAATTTAGGCGGTAGTGCGTTAGTGGCTGAATTTGGCGGTTTATCGGCAGATCATATTGAGTTTTTGGATGAGGCAGGTGTACAAGCAATGGCAAAAGCGGGCACGGTAGCGGTATTGTTACCGGGCGCTTACTACTTTTTACGCGAAACCCAGCAGCCGCCTATTGCGCTTTT
The sequence above is drawn from the Rheinheimera salexigens genome and encodes:
- the hutU gene encoding urocanate hydratase, with the translated sequence MTDPRIDESRVIRADRGNSISTKSWQTEAAKRMLMNNLDPEVAEHPQALVVYGGIGRAARDWQCYDKIVSVLERLEDNQTLLIQSGKPVGVFPTHPDAPRVLIANSNLVPAWANWEHFNELDKKGLMMYGQMTAGSWIYIGTQGIVQGTYETFVAMAKQHFAGNAANKWILTGGLGGMGGAQPLAATMAGFHMLACDVDESRIDFRLKTGYVDKKAHNLDQALALLEQAQQDNTPTSIGLVANAADVFAELVKRGITPDVVTDQTSAHDPLNGYLPQGWTMQQAVEQRKLDPDTVVNAAKTSMAVQVNAILTMQQRGAVATDYGNNIRQMALDMGVENAFDFPGFVPAYIRPLFCQGIGPFRWVALSGDPEDIYKTDAKIKELIPDDAHLHNWLDMARERIQFQGLPARICWIGLKDRARVAKAFNDMVKSGELSAPLVIGRDHLDSGSVASPNRETEAMLDGSDAVSDWPLLNAMLNTAGGATWVSLHHGGGVGMGYSQHSGVVIVADGTAAAEARLGRVLWNDPGTGVMRHADAGYDIAKDCAKQQNLDLPMITES
- the hutC gene encoding histidine utilization repressor, whose translation is MAIAKFAEIKEYILSQIEIGVWPEHSRVPSENDLAGQFSVSRMTARRALQELTEQGILYRTQGVGSFVAALKSQSSLLEIRNIADEINARGNTYHAKLVQLTELPCPAIIAEALGLKRNQPVYFSLIVHIENQLPLQLEARYVSPVLVPDYIKQDFSSQTPHQYLSFIAPLTEAEHTVESIWPDNFTCQHLQLKKAEPCLRLTRRTFSREGAVSLAYLTSPGSRYRLGGHLNFLLPTSRETM
- the hutI gene encoding imidazolonepropionase yields the protein MQNSKQQTKQDAMQQFDGVWLNANIATMQDNGSAYGSIKKAALAIKDGVIAYVGPQAELPAFDTLATPLYDMAGQWVLPGLIDCHTHLVYAGSRANEFEMRLNGANYQDIAAAGGGIKSTVAATRQASEQHLFVLAKQRLNTLLSQGVTTVEIKSGYGLDLENETKILQVASLLDQHHPISISKTFLGAHALPAEFANDADGYIESVCAMLPILQQLNLIDAVDVFCENIGFSLEQTRKVFAAAKALGLPVKAHAEQLSNLGGSALVAEFGGLSADHIEFLDEAGVQAMAKAGTVAVLLPGAYYFLRETQQPPIALLRQHAVPMAIATDLNPGTSPLCSLPLMLNMACTLFRLTPEEALLGVTRHAAKALGFADRGVLAAGMRADFGCYDISQPAELCYQFGVSTLQQLVIAGSEVNTKHTA